In Sciurus carolinensis chromosome 17, mSciCar1.2, whole genome shotgun sequence, one genomic interval encodes:
- the Fcho1 gene encoding F-BAR domain only protein 1 isoform X1 — MSYFGDHFWGEKNHGFEVLYHSVKQGPISTKELADFIRERATIEETYSKAMAKLSKLASNGTPMGTFAPLWEVFRVSSDKLALCHLELTRKLQDLIKDVLRYGEEQLKTHKKCKEEALGTLDAVQVLAGVSQLLPKSRENYLSRCMDQERLRRENTSQKEMDKAETKTKKAAESLRRAVEKYNSARADFEHKMLDSARRFQAMEESHLRHMKALLGSYAHSVEDTHVQIGQVHEEFKQNIENVSVEMLLRKFAESKGTGREKPGPLDFETYSAAALQEAMKRLRGSKAFRLPGLSRREREPPAAVDFPEPDSGTCPEVDEEGFTVRPDVTQNSTAEPSRFSSSDSDFDDEEPRKFHVHIKPAPARAPSCSSEAAAAQLRATAGSLILPPGPGGTMKRHSSRDTAGKPQRPRSAPRTSSCAEKLPLDEQVSKNLFGPPLESAFDHEDFTGSSSLGFTSSPSPFSSSSPENVEDSGLDSPSHAAPGPSPDSWVPRPGTPQSPPTCRAQPPESRGTRPPPPPDSPQRLAPSPGPWGLEAEADLMPGPAHGTAREGLAAPPRRPRSRKVSCPLTRSNGDLPALLPFQSRPPSPLPLGSSAPSLALERPSFSSQTGHGVSRGPSPVVLGSQDALPVATAFTEYVHAYFRGHSPSCLARVTGELTMTFPAGIMRVFSGTPPPPVLSFRLIHTAPIEHFQPSADLLFSDPSQSDPDTKDFWLNMAALTEALQRQAEQNPTASYYNVVLLRYQFSRPGPQSLPLQLSVHWQCGTSLTQVSVEYSYRAGATAVSTPLTNFQILLPVGEPVTNVRLQPAATWSLEEKRFMWKLPDVCEAGGSGHLSASWEPLSGPSAPSPVAAQFTSEGATLSGVDLELVGSGYRMSLVKRRFATGMYLVSC; from the exons ATGTCATATTTTGGGGATCATTTTTGG GGTGAGAAAAACCATGGCTTTGAGGTCCTATACCACAGCGTGAAGCAGGGGCCCATCTCCACCAAGGAGCTGGCCGATTTCATCCGCGAGAG AGCCACCATCGAGGAGACCTACTCAAAGGCCATGGCGAAACTTTCCAAGCTGGCCAGCAACGGGACCCCCATGGG GACCTTCGCCCCGCTCTGGGAGGTCTTCCGAGTCTCCTCCGACAAGCTGGCCCTGTGCCACCTGGAGCTGACGCGCAAACTGCAGGACCTCATCAAGGACGTGCTGCGCTACGGCGAGGAGCAGCTCAAGACGCACAAGAAG TGCAAGGAGGAGGCACTAGGCACCCTGGACGCGGTGCAGGTGCTCGCGGGCGTCAGCCAGCTGCTGCCCAAATCTCGCGAGAACTACCTGAGCCGCTGCATGGACCAGGAGCGCCTGCGCAGAGAGAACACCAGCCAGAAGGAGATGGACAAG GCAGAAACCAAAACCAAGAAGGCGGCAGAGAGCCTGCGGCGCGCGGTGGAGAAGTACAACTCGGCGCGAGCCGACTTCGAGCACAAGATGCTGGACTCGGCGCGG cgctTCCAAGCCATGGAGGAGAGCCACCTGCGTCACATGAAGGCGCTGCTGGGCTCCTACGCACACTCGGTGGAGGACACCCACGTGCAGATCGGGCAG GTGCACGAGGAATTCAAGCAGAACATAGAGAACGTCAGCGTGGAGATGCTGCTCAGGAAGTTTGCCGAGAGCAAGGGCACCGGCCGGGAGAAGCCGG gacctCTGGACTTCGAGACCTACAGTGCGGCCGCGCTGCAGGAAG CAATGAAGCGTCTGCGGGGATCCAAGGCCTTCCGCCTTCCGGGACTCAGCCGGCGGGAGCGGGAGCCTCCAGCCGCCGT GGATTTCCCGGAACCCGATTCAGGG ACGTGTCCAGAGGTGGATGAAGAAGGTTTCACTGTCCGACCTGACGTAACCCAGAACA GCACGGCCGAGCCTTCTCGTTTCTCCTCCAGCGACTCTGACTTTGACGACGAGGAGCCCCGCAAGTTCCACGTGCACATCAAGCCTGCCCCCGCCCGGGCCCCATCCTGTAGCTCCGAGGCAGCAGCGGCACAGCTCAGGGCCACAGCTGGCAGCCTCATCCTTCCGCCGGGCCCAGGG GGCACGATGAAACGCCATTCTTCAC GGGACACTGCTGGGAAGCCACAGAGGCCTCGGTCTGCTCCAAGGACCAGCAG CTGTGCAGAGAAGCTGCCCTTGGACGAGCAGGTGTCCAAGAATCTCTTTGGGCCACCCCTGGAGTCAGCCTTCGACCATGAAGATTTTACAG GCTCCAGCAGCCTCGGTTTCACCTCCAgcccctcccctttctcctcctcatcGCCTGAAAACGTGGAAGACTCTGGCTTGGACTCTCCTTCCCATGCAGCACCCGGTCCCTCCCCAGATTCCTGGGTCCCCCGCCCAGGCACCCCGCAGAGCCCGCCCACCTGTAGGGCACAGCCCCCTGAATCCAGGGGAACACGTCCCCCACCACCGCCCGACTCTCCGCAGCGCCTGGCACCATCGCCAGGCCCTTGGGGACTGGAGGCAGAAGCAG acCTGATGCCTGGCCCCGCCCACGGCACCGCTCGGGAGGGCCTGGCTGCCCCGCCCCGGAGGCCCCGCTCCAGGAAGGTGTCCTGCCCCCTGACCCGAAGCAATGGTGACCTG CCCGCTCTCCTGCCCTTCCAGTCTCGGCCCCCGAGCCCCTTGCCGCTGGGCTCCTCCGCCCCCAGCCTCGCCCTGGAGCGGCCCAGCTTCTCCTCCCAGACGGGGCACG GAGTCTCCCGGGGCCCAAGCCCAGTGGTCCTCGGCTCGCAGGATGCCCTGCCGGTGGCCACAGCCTTCACCGAGTACGTCCACGCCTACTTCCGTGGCCACAGCCCCAG CTGCCTGGCTCGAGTAACTGGGGAGCTGACCATGACCTTTCCAGCTGGCATCATGCGCGTGTTCAGTGGGACCCCACCGCCACCCGTCCTCAGCTTCCGGCTCATACACACGGCCCCCATTGAGCACTTCCAGCCCAGTGCTGACCTGCTCTTCAG CGACCCCTCCCAGAGCGACCCAGACACCAAAGACTTCTGGCTCAACATGGCGGCCCTGACCGAGGCCCTGCAGCGCCAGGCAGAGCAGAACCCCACGGCCTCCTACTACAACGTGGTGCTGCTGCGGTACCAG TTCTCCCGCCCCGGCCCCCAGTCCTTGCCTCTGCAGCTGAGTGTCCACTGGCAGTGTGGCACCTCGCTCACCCAGGTCTCCGTGGAGTACAGCTACCGCGCTGGTGCCACGGCTGTGTCCACGCCGCTCACTAACTTCCAGATCCTGCTGCCCGTGGGGGAGCCTGTGACCAATGTCCGCCTCCAGCCCGCTGCCACCTG GAGCCTGGAGGAGAAGCGGTTTATGTGGAAGCTTCCAGATGTGTGCGAGGCCGGGG GCTCCGGCCACCTCTCTGCCAGCTGGGAGCCTCTGTCTGGGCCCAGTGCGCCCAGCCCTGTGGCCGCGCAGTTCACCAGCGAGGGGGCAACTCTGTCCGGCGTGGACCTGGAGCTGGTGGGCAGCGGCTACCGCATGTCGCTAGTGAAGAGGAGGTTCGCCACAG GGATGTACCTGGTGAGCTGCTGA
- the Fcho1 gene encoding F-BAR domain only protein 1 isoform X3, with the protein MSYFGDHFWGEKNHGFEVLYHSVKQGPISTKELADFIRERATIEETYSKAMAKLSKLASNGTPMGTFAPLWEVFRVSSDKLALCHLELTRKLQDLIKDVLRYGEEQLKTHKKCKEEALGTLDAVQVLAGVSQLLPKSRENYLSRCMDQERLRRENTSQKEMDKAETKTKKAAESLRRAVEKYNSARADFEHKMLDSARRFQAMEESHLRHMKALLGSYAHSVEDTHVQIGQVHEEFKQNIENVSVEMLLRKFAESKGTGREKPGPLDFETYSAAALQEAMKRLRGSKAFRLPGLSRREREPPAAVDFPEPDSGTCPEVDEEGFTVRPDVTQNSTAEPSRFSSSDSDFDDEEPRKFHVHIKPAPARAPSCSSEAAAAQLRATAGSLILPPGPGGTMKRHSSRDTAGKPQRPRSAPRTSSCAEKLPLDEQVSKNLFGPPLESAFDHEDFTDSGLDSPSHAAPGPSPDSWVPRPGTPQSPPTCRAQPPESRGTRPPPPPDSPQRLAPSPGPWGLEAEADLMPGPAHGTAREGLAAPPRRPRSRKVSCPLTRSNGDLPALLPFQSRPPSPLPLGSSAPSLALERPSFSSQTGHGVSRGPSPVVLGSQDALPVATAFTEYVHAYFRGHSPSCLARVTGELTMTFPAGIMRVFSGTPPPPVLSFRLIHTAPIEHFQPSADLLFSDPSQSDPDTKDFWLNMAALTEALQRQAEQNPTASYYNVVLLRYQFSRPGPQSLPLQLSVHWQCGTSLTQVSVEYSYRAGATAVSTPLTNFQILLPVGEPVTNVRLQPAATWSLEEKRFMWKLPDVCEAGGSGHLSASWEPLSGPSAPSPVAAQFTSEGATLSGVDLELVGSGYRMSLVKRRFATGMYLVSC; encoded by the exons ATGTCATATTTTGGGGATCATTTTTGG GGTGAGAAAAACCATGGCTTTGAGGTCCTATACCACAGCGTGAAGCAGGGGCCCATCTCCACCAAGGAGCTGGCCGATTTCATCCGCGAGAG AGCCACCATCGAGGAGACCTACTCAAAGGCCATGGCGAAACTTTCCAAGCTGGCCAGCAACGGGACCCCCATGGG GACCTTCGCCCCGCTCTGGGAGGTCTTCCGAGTCTCCTCCGACAAGCTGGCCCTGTGCCACCTGGAGCTGACGCGCAAACTGCAGGACCTCATCAAGGACGTGCTGCGCTACGGCGAGGAGCAGCTCAAGACGCACAAGAAG TGCAAGGAGGAGGCACTAGGCACCCTGGACGCGGTGCAGGTGCTCGCGGGCGTCAGCCAGCTGCTGCCCAAATCTCGCGAGAACTACCTGAGCCGCTGCATGGACCAGGAGCGCCTGCGCAGAGAGAACACCAGCCAGAAGGAGATGGACAAG GCAGAAACCAAAACCAAGAAGGCGGCAGAGAGCCTGCGGCGCGCGGTGGAGAAGTACAACTCGGCGCGAGCCGACTTCGAGCACAAGATGCTGGACTCGGCGCGG cgctTCCAAGCCATGGAGGAGAGCCACCTGCGTCACATGAAGGCGCTGCTGGGCTCCTACGCACACTCGGTGGAGGACACCCACGTGCAGATCGGGCAG GTGCACGAGGAATTCAAGCAGAACATAGAGAACGTCAGCGTGGAGATGCTGCTCAGGAAGTTTGCCGAGAGCAAGGGCACCGGCCGGGAGAAGCCGG gacctCTGGACTTCGAGACCTACAGTGCGGCCGCGCTGCAGGAAG CAATGAAGCGTCTGCGGGGATCCAAGGCCTTCCGCCTTCCGGGACTCAGCCGGCGGGAGCGGGAGCCTCCAGCCGCCGT GGATTTCCCGGAACCCGATTCAGGG ACGTGTCCAGAGGTGGATGAAGAAGGTTTCACTGTCCGACCTGACGTAACCCAGAACA GCACGGCCGAGCCTTCTCGTTTCTCCTCCAGCGACTCTGACTTTGACGACGAGGAGCCCCGCAAGTTCCACGTGCACATCAAGCCTGCCCCCGCCCGGGCCCCATCCTGTAGCTCCGAGGCAGCAGCGGCACAGCTCAGGGCCACAGCTGGCAGCCTCATCCTTCCGCCGGGCCCAGGG GGCACGATGAAACGCCATTCTTCAC GGGACACTGCTGGGAAGCCACAGAGGCCTCGGTCTGCTCCAAGGACCAGCAG CTGTGCAGAGAAGCTGCCCTTGGACGAGCAGGTGTCCAAGAATCTCTTTGGGCCACCCCTGGAGTCAGCCTTCGACCATGAAGATTTTACAG ACTCTGGCTTGGACTCTCCTTCCCATGCAGCACCCGGTCCCTCCCCAGATTCCTGGGTCCCCCGCCCAGGCACCCCGCAGAGCCCGCCCACCTGTAGGGCACAGCCCCCTGAATCCAGGGGAACACGTCCCCCACCACCGCCCGACTCTCCGCAGCGCCTGGCACCATCGCCAGGCCCTTGGGGACTGGAGGCAGAAGCAG acCTGATGCCTGGCCCCGCCCACGGCACCGCTCGGGAGGGCCTGGCTGCCCCGCCCCGGAGGCCCCGCTCCAGGAAGGTGTCCTGCCCCCTGACCCGAAGCAATGGTGACCTG CCCGCTCTCCTGCCCTTCCAGTCTCGGCCCCCGAGCCCCTTGCCGCTGGGCTCCTCCGCCCCCAGCCTCGCCCTGGAGCGGCCCAGCTTCTCCTCCCAGACGGGGCACG GAGTCTCCCGGGGCCCAAGCCCAGTGGTCCTCGGCTCGCAGGATGCCCTGCCGGTGGCCACAGCCTTCACCGAGTACGTCCACGCCTACTTCCGTGGCCACAGCCCCAG CTGCCTGGCTCGAGTAACTGGGGAGCTGACCATGACCTTTCCAGCTGGCATCATGCGCGTGTTCAGTGGGACCCCACCGCCACCCGTCCTCAGCTTCCGGCTCATACACACGGCCCCCATTGAGCACTTCCAGCCCAGTGCTGACCTGCTCTTCAG CGACCCCTCCCAGAGCGACCCAGACACCAAAGACTTCTGGCTCAACATGGCGGCCCTGACCGAGGCCCTGCAGCGCCAGGCAGAGCAGAACCCCACGGCCTCCTACTACAACGTGGTGCTGCTGCGGTACCAG TTCTCCCGCCCCGGCCCCCAGTCCTTGCCTCTGCAGCTGAGTGTCCACTGGCAGTGTGGCACCTCGCTCACCCAGGTCTCCGTGGAGTACAGCTACCGCGCTGGTGCCACGGCTGTGTCCACGCCGCTCACTAACTTCCAGATCCTGCTGCCCGTGGGGGAGCCTGTGACCAATGTCCGCCTCCAGCCCGCTGCCACCTG GAGCCTGGAGGAGAAGCGGTTTATGTGGAAGCTTCCAGATGTGTGCGAGGCCGGGG GCTCCGGCCACCTCTCTGCCAGCTGGGAGCCTCTGTCTGGGCCCAGTGCGCCCAGCCCTGTGGCCGCGCAGTTCACCAGCGAGGGGGCAACTCTGTCCGGCGTGGACCTGGAGCTGGTGGGCAGCGGCTACCGCATGTCGCTAGTGAAGAGGAGGTTCGCCACAG GGATGTACCTGGTGAGCTGCTGA
- the Fcho1 gene encoding F-BAR domain only protein 1 isoform X4 — MAKLSKLASNGTPMGTFAPLWEVFRVSSDKLALCHLELTRKLQDLIKDVLRYGEEQLKTHKKCKEEALGTLDAVQVLAGVSQLLPKSRENYLSRCMDQERLRRENTSQKEMDKAETKTKKAAESLRRAVEKYNSARADFEHKMLDSARRFQAMEESHLRHMKALLGSYAHSVEDTHVQIGQVHEEFKQNIENVSVEMLLRKFAESKGTGREKPGPLDFETYSAAALQEAMKRLRGSKAFRLPGLSRREREPPAAVDFPEPDSGTCPEVDEEGFTVRPDVTQNSTAEPSRFSSSDSDFDDEEPRKFHVHIKPAPARAPSCSSEAAAAQLRATAGSLILPPGPGGTMKRHSSRDTAGKPQRPRSAPRTSSCAEKLPLDEQVSKNLFGPPLESAFDHEDFTGSSSLGFTSSPSPFSSSSPENVEDSGLDSPSHAAPGPSPDSWVPRPGTPQSPPTCRAQPPESRGTRPPPPPDSPQRLAPSPGPWGLEAEADLMPGPAHGTAREGLAAPPRRPRSRKVSCPLTRSNGDLPALLPFQSRPPSPLPLGSSAPSLALERPSFSSQTGHGVSRGPSPVVLGSQDALPVATAFTEYVHAYFRGHSPSCLARVTGELTMTFPAGIMRVFSGTPPPPVLSFRLIHTAPIEHFQPSADLLFSDPSQSDPDTKDFWLNMAALTEALQRQAEQNPTASYYNVVLLRYQFSRPGPQSLPLQLSVHWQCGTSLTQVSVEYSYRAGATAVSTPLTNFQILLPVGEPVTNVRLQPAATWSLEEKRFMWKLPDVCEAGGSGHLSASWEPLSGPSAPSPVAAQFTSEGATLSGVDLELVGSGYRMSLVKRRFATGMYLVSC, encoded by the exons ATGGCGAAACTTTCCAAGCTGGCCAGCAACGGGACCCCCATGGG GACCTTCGCCCCGCTCTGGGAGGTCTTCCGAGTCTCCTCCGACAAGCTGGCCCTGTGCCACCTGGAGCTGACGCGCAAACTGCAGGACCTCATCAAGGACGTGCTGCGCTACGGCGAGGAGCAGCTCAAGACGCACAAGAAG TGCAAGGAGGAGGCACTAGGCACCCTGGACGCGGTGCAGGTGCTCGCGGGCGTCAGCCAGCTGCTGCCCAAATCTCGCGAGAACTACCTGAGCCGCTGCATGGACCAGGAGCGCCTGCGCAGAGAGAACACCAGCCAGAAGGAGATGGACAAG GCAGAAACCAAAACCAAGAAGGCGGCAGAGAGCCTGCGGCGCGCGGTGGAGAAGTACAACTCGGCGCGAGCCGACTTCGAGCACAAGATGCTGGACTCGGCGCGG cgctTCCAAGCCATGGAGGAGAGCCACCTGCGTCACATGAAGGCGCTGCTGGGCTCCTACGCACACTCGGTGGAGGACACCCACGTGCAGATCGGGCAG GTGCACGAGGAATTCAAGCAGAACATAGAGAACGTCAGCGTGGAGATGCTGCTCAGGAAGTTTGCCGAGAGCAAGGGCACCGGCCGGGAGAAGCCGG gacctCTGGACTTCGAGACCTACAGTGCGGCCGCGCTGCAGGAAG CAATGAAGCGTCTGCGGGGATCCAAGGCCTTCCGCCTTCCGGGACTCAGCCGGCGGGAGCGGGAGCCTCCAGCCGCCGT GGATTTCCCGGAACCCGATTCAGGG ACGTGTCCAGAGGTGGATGAAGAAGGTTTCACTGTCCGACCTGACGTAACCCAGAACA GCACGGCCGAGCCTTCTCGTTTCTCCTCCAGCGACTCTGACTTTGACGACGAGGAGCCCCGCAAGTTCCACGTGCACATCAAGCCTGCCCCCGCCCGGGCCCCATCCTGTAGCTCCGAGGCAGCAGCGGCACAGCTCAGGGCCACAGCTGGCAGCCTCATCCTTCCGCCGGGCCCAGGG GGCACGATGAAACGCCATTCTTCAC GGGACACTGCTGGGAAGCCACAGAGGCCTCGGTCTGCTCCAAGGACCAGCAG CTGTGCAGAGAAGCTGCCCTTGGACGAGCAGGTGTCCAAGAATCTCTTTGGGCCACCCCTGGAGTCAGCCTTCGACCATGAAGATTTTACAG GCTCCAGCAGCCTCGGTTTCACCTCCAgcccctcccctttctcctcctcatcGCCTGAAAACGTGGAAGACTCTGGCTTGGACTCTCCTTCCCATGCAGCACCCGGTCCCTCCCCAGATTCCTGGGTCCCCCGCCCAGGCACCCCGCAGAGCCCGCCCACCTGTAGGGCACAGCCCCCTGAATCCAGGGGAACACGTCCCCCACCACCGCCCGACTCTCCGCAGCGCCTGGCACCATCGCCAGGCCCTTGGGGACTGGAGGCAGAAGCAG acCTGATGCCTGGCCCCGCCCACGGCACCGCTCGGGAGGGCCTGGCTGCCCCGCCCCGGAGGCCCCGCTCCAGGAAGGTGTCCTGCCCCCTGACCCGAAGCAATGGTGACCTG CCCGCTCTCCTGCCCTTCCAGTCTCGGCCCCCGAGCCCCTTGCCGCTGGGCTCCTCCGCCCCCAGCCTCGCCCTGGAGCGGCCCAGCTTCTCCTCCCAGACGGGGCACG GAGTCTCCCGGGGCCCAAGCCCAGTGGTCCTCGGCTCGCAGGATGCCCTGCCGGTGGCCACAGCCTTCACCGAGTACGTCCACGCCTACTTCCGTGGCCACAGCCCCAG CTGCCTGGCTCGAGTAACTGGGGAGCTGACCATGACCTTTCCAGCTGGCATCATGCGCGTGTTCAGTGGGACCCCACCGCCACCCGTCCTCAGCTTCCGGCTCATACACACGGCCCCCATTGAGCACTTCCAGCCCAGTGCTGACCTGCTCTTCAG CGACCCCTCCCAGAGCGACCCAGACACCAAAGACTTCTGGCTCAACATGGCGGCCCTGACCGAGGCCCTGCAGCGCCAGGCAGAGCAGAACCCCACGGCCTCCTACTACAACGTGGTGCTGCTGCGGTACCAG TTCTCCCGCCCCGGCCCCCAGTCCTTGCCTCTGCAGCTGAGTGTCCACTGGCAGTGTGGCACCTCGCTCACCCAGGTCTCCGTGGAGTACAGCTACCGCGCTGGTGCCACGGCTGTGTCCACGCCGCTCACTAACTTCCAGATCCTGCTGCCCGTGGGGGAGCCTGTGACCAATGTCCGCCTCCAGCCCGCTGCCACCTG GAGCCTGGAGGAGAAGCGGTTTATGTGGAAGCTTCCAGATGTGTGCGAGGCCGGGG GCTCCGGCCACCTCTCTGCCAGCTGGGAGCCTCTGTCTGGGCCCAGTGCGCCCAGCCCTGTGGCCGCGCAGTTCACCAGCGAGGGGGCAACTCTGTCCGGCGTGGACCTGGAGCTGGTGGGCAGCGGCTACCGCATGTCGCTAGTGAAGAGGAGGTTCGCCACAG GGATGTACCTGGTGAGCTGCTGA
- the Fcho1 gene encoding F-BAR domain only protein 1 isoform X2: MSYFGDHFWGEKNHGFEVLYHSVKQGPISTKELADFIRERATIEETYSKAMAKLSKLASNGTPMGTFAPLWEVFRVSSDKLALCHLELTRKLQDLIKDVLRYGEEQLKTHKKCKEEALGTLDAVQVLAGVSQLLPKSRENYLSRCMDQERLRRENTSQKEMDKAETKTKKAAESLRRAVEKYNSARADFEHKMLDSARRFQAMEESHLRHMKALLGSYAHSVEDTHVQIGQVHEEFKQNIENVSVEMLLRKFAESKGTGREKPGPLDFETYSAAALQEAMKRLRGSKAFRLPGLSRREREPPAAVDFPEPDSGTCPEVDEEGFTVRPDVTQNSTAEPSRFSSSDSDFDDEEPRKFHVHIKPAPARAPSCSSEAAAAQLRATAGSLILPPGPGGTMKRHSSRDTAGKPQRPRSAPRTSSCAEKLPLDEQVSKNLFGPPLESAFDHEDFTGSSSLGFTSSPSPFSSSSPENVEDSGLDSPSHAAPGPSPDSWVPRPGTPQSPPTCRAQPPESRGTRPPPPPDSPQRLAPSPGPWGLEAEADLMPGPAHGTAREGLAAPPRRPRSRKVSCPLTRSNGDLSRPPSPLPLGSSAPSLALERPSFSSQTGHGVSRGPSPVVLGSQDALPVATAFTEYVHAYFRGHSPSCLARVTGELTMTFPAGIMRVFSGTPPPPVLSFRLIHTAPIEHFQPSADLLFSDPSQSDPDTKDFWLNMAALTEALQRQAEQNPTASYYNVVLLRYQFSRPGPQSLPLQLSVHWQCGTSLTQVSVEYSYRAGATAVSTPLTNFQILLPVGEPVTNVRLQPAATWSLEEKRFMWKLPDVCEAGGSGHLSASWEPLSGPSAPSPVAAQFTSEGATLSGVDLELVGSGYRMSLVKRRFATGMYLVSC, encoded by the exons ATGTCATATTTTGGGGATCATTTTTGG GGTGAGAAAAACCATGGCTTTGAGGTCCTATACCACAGCGTGAAGCAGGGGCCCATCTCCACCAAGGAGCTGGCCGATTTCATCCGCGAGAG AGCCACCATCGAGGAGACCTACTCAAAGGCCATGGCGAAACTTTCCAAGCTGGCCAGCAACGGGACCCCCATGGG GACCTTCGCCCCGCTCTGGGAGGTCTTCCGAGTCTCCTCCGACAAGCTGGCCCTGTGCCACCTGGAGCTGACGCGCAAACTGCAGGACCTCATCAAGGACGTGCTGCGCTACGGCGAGGAGCAGCTCAAGACGCACAAGAAG TGCAAGGAGGAGGCACTAGGCACCCTGGACGCGGTGCAGGTGCTCGCGGGCGTCAGCCAGCTGCTGCCCAAATCTCGCGAGAACTACCTGAGCCGCTGCATGGACCAGGAGCGCCTGCGCAGAGAGAACACCAGCCAGAAGGAGATGGACAAG GCAGAAACCAAAACCAAGAAGGCGGCAGAGAGCCTGCGGCGCGCGGTGGAGAAGTACAACTCGGCGCGAGCCGACTTCGAGCACAAGATGCTGGACTCGGCGCGG cgctTCCAAGCCATGGAGGAGAGCCACCTGCGTCACATGAAGGCGCTGCTGGGCTCCTACGCACACTCGGTGGAGGACACCCACGTGCAGATCGGGCAG GTGCACGAGGAATTCAAGCAGAACATAGAGAACGTCAGCGTGGAGATGCTGCTCAGGAAGTTTGCCGAGAGCAAGGGCACCGGCCGGGAGAAGCCGG gacctCTGGACTTCGAGACCTACAGTGCGGCCGCGCTGCAGGAAG CAATGAAGCGTCTGCGGGGATCCAAGGCCTTCCGCCTTCCGGGACTCAGCCGGCGGGAGCGGGAGCCTCCAGCCGCCGT GGATTTCCCGGAACCCGATTCAGGG ACGTGTCCAGAGGTGGATGAAGAAGGTTTCACTGTCCGACCTGACGTAACCCAGAACA GCACGGCCGAGCCTTCTCGTTTCTCCTCCAGCGACTCTGACTTTGACGACGAGGAGCCCCGCAAGTTCCACGTGCACATCAAGCCTGCCCCCGCCCGGGCCCCATCCTGTAGCTCCGAGGCAGCAGCGGCACAGCTCAGGGCCACAGCTGGCAGCCTCATCCTTCCGCCGGGCCCAGGG GGCACGATGAAACGCCATTCTTCAC GGGACACTGCTGGGAAGCCACAGAGGCCTCGGTCTGCTCCAAGGACCAGCAG CTGTGCAGAGAAGCTGCCCTTGGACGAGCAGGTGTCCAAGAATCTCTTTGGGCCACCCCTGGAGTCAGCCTTCGACCATGAAGATTTTACAG GCTCCAGCAGCCTCGGTTTCACCTCCAgcccctcccctttctcctcctcatcGCCTGAAAACGTGGAAGACTCTGGCTTGGACTCTCCTTCCCATGCAGCACCCGGTCCCTCCCCAGATTCCTGGGTCCCCCGCCCAGGCACCCCGCAGAGCCCGCCCACCTGTAGGGCACAGCCCCCTGAATCCAGGGGAACACGTCCCCCACCACCGCCCGACTCTCCGCAGCGCCTGGCACCATCGCCAGGCCCTTGGGGACTGGAGGCAGAAGCAG acCTGATGCCTGGCCCCGCCCACGGCACCGCTCGGGAGGGCCTGGCTGCCCCGCCCCGGAGGCCCCGCTCCAGGAAGGTGTCCTGCCCCCTGACCCGAAGCAATGGTGACCTG TCTCGGCCCCCGAGCCCCTTGCCGCTGGGCTCCTCCGCCCCCAGCCTCGCCCTGGAGCGGCCCAGCTTCTCCTCCCAGACGGGGCACG GAGTCTCCCGGGGCCCAAGCCCAGTGGTCCTCGGCTCGCAGGATGCCCTGCCGGTGGCCACAGCCTTCACCGAGTACGTCCACGCCTACTTCCGTGGCCACAGCCCCAG CTGCCTGGCTCGAGTAACTGGGGAGCTGACCATGACCTTTCCAGCTGGCATCATGCGCGTGTTCAGTGGGACCCCACCGCCACCCGTCCTCAGCTTCCGGCTCATACACACGGCCCCCATTGAGCACTTCCAGCCCAGTGCTGACCTGCTCTTCAG CGACCCCTCCCAGAGCGACCCAGACACCAAAGACTTCTGGCTCAACATGGCGGCCCTGACCGAGGCCCTGCAGCGCCAGGCAGAGCAGAACCCCACGGCCTCCTACTACAACGTGGTGCTGCTGCGGTACCAG TTCTCCCGCCCCGGCCCCCAGTCCTTGCCTCTGCAGCTGAGTGTCCACTGGCAGTGTGGCACCTCGCTCACCCAGGTCTCCGTGGAGTACAGCTACCGCGCTGGTGCCACGGCTGTGTCCACGCCGCTCACTAACTTCCAGATCCTGCTGCCCGTGGGGGAGCCTGTGACCAATGTCCGCCTCCAGCCCGCTGCCACCTG GAGCCTGGAGGAGAAGCGGTTTATGTGGAAGCTTCCAGATGTGTGCGAGGCCGGGG GCTCCGGCCACCTCTCTGCCAGCTGGGAGCCTCTGTCTGGGCCCAGTGCGCCCAGCCCTGTGGCCGCGCAGTTCACCAGCGAGGGGGCAACTCTGTCCGGCGTGGACCTGGAGCTGGTGGGCAGCGGCTACCGCATGTCGCTAGTGAAGAGGAGGTTCGCCACAG GGATGTACCTGGTGAGCTGCTGA